One genomic segment of Gemmatimonadaceae bacterium includes these proteins:
- the argB gene encoding acetylglutamate kinase, whose translation MKTVIKIGGRAQASARLPERISAAWSEHPASFCIVHGGGDEISAFQRRVGLNPSFVNGRRVTTSEDMTVVRMVLSGLVNKKLVSHLVVAGAPAVGISGEDAAMFTASRIDSLGYAGIPAAVNIELIQTLLAAGYLPVISPLASEEGGETGEALNVNGDDAAAAIAIAMGASELLFVADVEGVLDESGRPMTCLDKNGATDLAGKGVINSGMRAKLEAGFAALAAGVERVRISTMDGLSDPGTGTLLSLEQSAVR comes from the coding sequence ATGAAGACTGTCATCAAGATCGGAGGCAGGGCGCAGGCGTCGGCCCGCCTTCCCGAGCGAATTTCCGCCGCATGGAGCGAGCATCCGGCGTCGTTCTGTATCGTGCACGGCGGCGGGGACGAGATAAGTGCTTTTCAGCGGCGTGTCGGCTTGAACCCGTCATTCGTGAACGGACGCCGGGTCACAACCAGTGAGGATATGACGGTCGTTCGAATGGTTCTGTCCGGACTCGTCAACAAGAAGCTCGTCTCGCACCTCGTTGTGGCAGGCGCTCCAGCCGTGGGAATTTCCGGTGAGGATGCGGCGATGTTCACCGCGAGCCGCATCGATTCGCTCGGGTACGCTGGTATTCCGGCGGCGGTGAACATCGAGCTGATACAGACTCTGCTCGCCGCGGGCTACCTTCCGGTGATCTCGCCGCTGGCGAGCGAAGAGGGCGGGGAAACGGGCGAAGCGCTCAATGTGAACGGCGACGACGCGGCTGCCGCCATCGCAATCGCGATGGGTGCATCGGAGCTTCTTTTCGTCGCGGATGTCGAAGGTGTCCTGGATGAAAGCGGCCGCCCGATGACGTGTCTCGACAAAAACGGAGCGACGGACCTCGCCGGCAAGGGAGTGATCAACAGTGGAATGCGCGCGAAGCTCGAAGCCGGTTTTGCAGCGCTGGCCGCCGGGGTAGAACGCGTGCGCATTTCCACGATGGATGGACTCAGCGATCCCGGCACAGGCACGCTGCTCTCGCTCGAGCAGAGCGCAGTACGATGA
- a CDS encoding acetylornithine transaminase, which yields MTSVTSRDLSNGVPAVGPTESVLGTYKRSPMQLVRGAGVELFDSNGKAYLDFASGIAVNALGYGDEAIRKAIIASLDTGLVHVSNLYRTEPGEELARFLVNESFAEKVFFCNSGAEANEGAFKFARRWGRSAGSDAKTGIIALRGSFHGRLFGSLAATDRPTYRAPFRPLAGGISICERDLRILDSALDGETVAALILEPVQGEGGVRVLEMSFLHELRRLTADRGIALIFDEIQCGLGRLGTFFAHQSFDVVPDMVTLAKPLAGGLPMGATLVSGEIASTIKSGDHGTTFGGGPLVSSVALEVVRRLSDPMLLASVRDNGVWLGETLRAIARRTGKVRAIRGMGFMWGLDVVEQASAVIERGWDAGLLVISAGDHTIRLLPPLVMTREELGKGAGLLEQILT from the coding sequence ATGACTTCTGTGACGAGCAGAGATTTGTCGAACGGTGTCCCGGCTGTGGGGCCGACCGAGTCGGTTCTGGGAACCTACAAGCGCTCGCCGATGCAGCTCGTGCGCGGGGCCGGCGTCGAGCTGTTCGATTCGAACGGGAAGGCGTATCTCGATTTTGCGAGCGGCATTGCGGTGAACGCGCTGGGTTACGGAGACGAAGCCATCCGGAAGGCGATTATCGCGAGTCTCGATACCGGTCTGGTGCACGTCTCGAATCTCTATCGCACGGAGCCAGGTGAAGAGCTCGCGCGATTCCTCGTGAATGAGTCATTCGCCGAGAAGGTGTTTTTCTGCAACTCAGGCGCGGAGGCAAACGAAGGTGCCTTCAAGTTCGCACGACGCTGGGGCAGAAGTGCGGGCTCGGACGCAAAGACGGGAATAATCGCGTTGCGGGGGAGCTTTCATGGCCGGTTGTTCGGGTCACTCGCCGCAACCGACCGTCCAACGTATCGTGCCCCGTTTCGACCTCTGGCCGGAGGGATCAGCATCTGTGAGCGCGACCTCCGGATCCTCGATTCAGCTCTCGATGGAGAGACTGTAGCAGCCCTGATCCTGGAGCCGGTTCAGGGCGAGGGCGGCGTGCGAGTGCTGGAGATGTCATTTCTGCACGAGCTGCGGCGGCTCACGGCCGACCGTGGGATCGCGCTGATCTTCGACGAGATACAATGCGGACTAGGGCGTCTCGGGACTTTCTTTGCGCACCAGAGCTTCGATGTCGTTCCAGACATGGTGACGCTGGCGAAGCCGCTCGCCGGAGGATTGCCGATGGGGGCGACTCTCGTCTCTGGTGAAATCGCATCGACCATCAAGTCCGGCGATCATGGCACGACATTCGGCGGCGGCCCTCTTGTGTCGAGCGTTGCGTTGGAAGTTGTACGTCGTCTCTCAGACCCGATGCTGCTCGCATCGGTGCGTGACAACGGCGTCTGGCTGGGCGAGACTCTCCGCGCAATCGCTCGACGCACCGGGAAGGTTCGCGCGATCCGTGGAATGGGATTCATGTGGGGCCTCGATGTCGTAGAGCAGGCGAGTGCGGTGATAGAGCGCGGCTGGGATGCAGGGTTGCTCGTCATCAGCGCCGGAGATCACACCATTCGACTGCTTCCGCCGCTCGTCATGACACGCGAAGAGCTGGGCAAGGGAGCCGGCCTGCTGGAACAGATTCTGACCTGA
- the argC gene encoding N-acetyl-gamma-glutamyl-phosphate reductase has translation MHKFPVGVLGASGYAGRELCSLVLNHPQLELAFASANSQAGQKAHIAGREIDFIHNDESVLPDAALVFSALPHGASSEWVDRASASGAKVVDLSSDLRPGNGHANGVPYGLTELARETVGPAPVVSNPGCYPTAILLALAPLIRKGYTLPGATISVSAASGVTGAGYTARPELMFAEVAEDFRAYSVANEHRHLLEMRAVLARLGADNDLLFVPHLLPVARGILATITVPVTEQIDKPLEIWQDAYSSEPFIEITRETPALRDVVRRNVVRISCAVAKGIRQPTLIVIAAIDNLVKGAAGQAVQNANIMLGIDETMGLPA, from the coding sequence GTGCATAAATTTCCGGTCGGCGTCCTTGGCGCCAGCGGCTACGCTGGGCGCGAGCTCTGCAGCCTCGTGCTGAATCACCCGCAGCTCGAGCTTGCCTTCGCGTCAGCGAACTCCCAGGCAGGGCAGAAGGCGCACATCGCTGGACGAGAGATCGATTTCATTCACAACGATGAGTCGGTACTGCCCGACGCGGCTCTCGTATTCAGCGCATTGCCGCATGGTGCGTCGTCGGAATGGGTGGATCGCGCCAGCGCGAGCGGAGCGAAGGTAGTCGACCTGTCGTCCGACTTGAGGCCGGGAAACGGCCATGCCAACGGAGTGCCTTACGGGTTGACCGAGCTTGCGAGAGAAACGGTGGGACCCGCGCCGGTCGTGTCCAACCCCGGCTGTTATCCGACAGCGATCCTCCTCGCCTTAGCCCCACTGATCAGGAAGGGGTACACGCTGCCGGGCGCGACGATTTCCGTTTCAGCCGCGAGCGGCGTCACAGGAGCCGGCTACACAGCACGGCCCGAACTGATGTTCGCCGAAGTTGCCGAGGATTTCCGGGCGTACTCGGTGGCAAACGAGCACCGTCACCTCCTGGAGATGCGAGCAGTGCTCGCCCGCCTCGGTGCTGACAATGACCTGCTGTTCGTTCCTCACCTGCTGCCCGTTGCGCGCGGCATCCTTGCCACGATCACGGTTCCGGTGACAGAGCAAATCGATAAGCCTCTCGAGATCTGGCAGGACGCTTATTCGAGCGAGCCATTCATCGAGATAACGCGTGAGACGCCTGCGCTTCGCGATGTAGTTCGGCGGAACGTCGTTCGCATCAGCTGCGCGGTTGCGAAAGGAATTCGACAGCCCACACTCATCGTCATTGCAGCGATCGACAATCTCGTGAAGGGTGCCGCAGGCCAGGCAGTCCAGAATGCGAACATCATGCTTGGCATCGATGAGACAATGGGCTTGCCGGCATGA
- the argR gene encoding arginine repressor, giving the protein MANKRERQSAILEIVNSRFVSSQEDLRKLLLHRGWDVTQATLSRDLRELRLARVPTPEGARYAVTDGTIEESRVALETLLPQLFLRIDGVSDMIVLRTVPGGAQPIAAALDGEGWPDVLGTIGGDDTILIVCRSGVARDRVLRRLKSLAGEP; this is encoded by the coding sequence ATGGCGAACAAACGAGAACGACAGTCGGCGATACTCGAGATAGTCAACTCACGATTCGTGAGCAGCCAGGAGGATCTGCGAAAGCTCCTTCTGCACCGCGGCTGGGATGTAACTCAGGCAACTCTATCCCGCGACTTGCGTGAATTGAGGCTGGCTCGCGTTCCGACGCCGGAAGGGGCACGCTACGCGGTGACGGACGGGACAATCGAGGAGAGCCGGGTTGCGCTCGAAACCCTGCTGCCGCAGCTGTTTCTCCGGATCGATGGAGTGAGTGACATGATCGTGCTGCGAACCGTGCCGGGCGGTGCTCAACCGATTGCCGCGGCGCTCGACGGCGAAGGCTGGCCGGACGTGCTCGGTACCATCGGAGGCGACGACACCATTCTGATAGTCTGTCGTTCTGGAGTCGCGCGTGACCGCGTTCTGCGGCGCTTGAAATCCCTGGCCGGCGAGCCCTGA